A genomic region of Metopolophium dirhodum isolate CAU chromosome 1, ASM1992520v1, whole genome shotgun sequence contains the following coding sequences:
- the LOC132933717 gene encoding homeobox protein 5-like: MAYYYYYQTPPDPLSPVPTTEELSPPQPPLLMLSSPPQQQQLNLPLLTPVHQSVTTSMPMMTKTTTTTAIENNEQQQLPTPNTFIRHCDDMGLFHDLQNIVVMSSLTGPSGDTTITTVPASNAATIVTTATSTGQPISSNLFDSSSTAIVTTMMMANPFDETFKQAVLQQQKNEANPSENIFNHNNNNDGDLNTPFIPTTTVVNTSINNTSLKTSTSKDMISTTTAVESNKLNSTTVPQSQQQNIYITSTAEAPTRGVLVMMVEHPQHQPRNSSLPLRPEHQQHQQIIEQHQFIVPTTTTTTSVIDTTTITHHDQELYDEEVDDENGGIIINVRNETTTIKQALKQNLLVKQLLQRRQKPPLISESDHELGQLLQHQNNDNDIDFVVTDTDRQEHEDYNSSNGQEDEDHNSRKQQLKQKRKQEMLERNRTAAKRCRIKRKQRWDLLSEENRKLKIENGRLRDALSKLVSHRCSNLQQHQIEQPEIIEEIFNHSNDV; this comes from the exons ATGgcatactattactattatcaaa CACCACCTGATCCACTATCACCTGTACCAACCACAGAAGAATTATCACCACCACAGCCACCTTTATTAATGCTATCTTCTCCACCGCAACAACAGCAATTGAATCTACCACTTCTCACACCAGTTCATCAATCGGTAACAACATCAATGCCAATGATGACGaagactactactactactgctATAGAAAATAATGAACAGCAGCAGCTACCCACACCAAATACATTCATTAGGCATTGCGATGACATGGGTTTATTTcatgatttacaaaatattgtagtAATGTCTTCATTAACTGGACCATCAGGTGATACAACTATTACTACAGTCCCTGCTTCTAATGCTGCTACAATAGTCACCACAGCCACATCAACAGGACAACCTATTTCTTCAAATTTATTTGACTCATCATCAACAGCAATTGTGACAACCATGATGATGGCCAATCCTTTTGACGAAACATTTAAACAAGCAGTATtgcaacaacaaaaaaatgaagCTAATCCatcagaaaatattttcaatcataACAATAACAATGATGGTGATTTAAACACCCCATTCATACCAACAACCACTGTTGTTAACACGTCCATTAACAATACTA gtTTGAAAACTTCAACGTCAAAGGATATGATATCTACAACTACAGCAGTTGAATCTAATAAGTTGAATTCGACAACTGTGCCTCAATCGCAACAGCAGAATATATACATAACGTCAACAGCAGAA GCACCGACTAGGGGTGTATTAGTTATGATGGTAGAGCATCCACAACATCAACCGCGTAATTCATCTCTCCCTTTACGACCGGAACATCAACAACATCAACAAATTATCGAACAGCATCAGTTCATTGTTCCAACAACTACAACCACAACTAGTGTCATCgacacaacaacaataacacacCATGATCAAGAATTGTATGATGAAGAAGTCGATGATGAAAACGGTGGGATAATTATCAATGTTAGAAATGAAACAACTACAATTAAACAG GCTTTAAAACAGAATCTATTGGTGAAGCAACTGTTACAAAGGCGCCAGAAGCCTCCACTCATATCTGAAAGCGATCACGAGCTCGGTCAACTACTGCAGCATCAGAATAACGACAATGACATTGATTTTGTTGTCACAGATACCGATAGACAAGAACATGAAGACTATAATAGTAGTAATGGTCAGGAAGACGAAGACCACAACAGTAGAAAGCAACAACTAAAACAGAAACGAAAACAAGAAATGTTAGAAAGGAACAG gACGGCCGCCAAACGGTGTAGAATAAAGCGAAAACAGAGGTGGGATCTGCTTTCGGAAGAGAATCGAAAGCTGAAAATCGAAAATGGCCGATTGCGTGACGCGCTTTCAAAACTTGTGAGCCATAGATGCAGTAACTTACAGCAACATCAAATAGAACAGCCAGAGATAATAGaagaaatatttaatcatagtaATGATGTTTAA
- the LOC132933719 gene encoding uncharacterized protein LOC132933719: protein MRLVIKRPEHRRTEDNDANAVGTDQQAVHLLPCKIHTRKPGGDRQTSTAPVDRYFCPYTKAVTDDESALWHSSLRGKPLTGVKLSMPDGYVGVLCVGKDDDGSGNEIDGSTSAVESIAGEVTQQLMYWNWDRIPTREDPLLSAFDWMRVSEAIMTNND from the coding sequence ATGCGTCTCGTCATAAAGCGACCAGAACACAGGCGGACAGAAGACAACGACGCTAATGCTGTTGGGACCGATCAACAGGCAGTACACCTGTTGCCATGCAAGATTCACACACGCAAACCAGGTGGCGATCGCCAGACGTCGACGGCTCCAGTCGACCGATACTTTTGTCCATACACCAAAGCAGTAACAGATGATGAATCCGCATTGTGGCACTCGTCGTTGCGTGGCAAGCCGTTGACGGGTGTCAAGCTCAGCATGCCCGATGGCTACGTTGGTGTACTGTGCGTTGGCAAGGATGACGACGGCAGTGGTAATGAAATTGATGGTTCTACATCGGCAGTGGAATCGATTGCTGGTGAAGTAACTCAACAGCTGATGTACTGGAATTGGGACCGCATTCCAACACGTGAAGACCCGCTGCTATCAGCATTTGACTGGATGCGGGTGTCTGAAGCCATAATGACCAACAACGACTGa
- the LOC132933718 gene encoding lysosomal thioesterase PPT2 homolog: MTMKKSDECNNTSGQKRPYRPVVIVHGLMTGDVSTMQHLAARISELHPGTKTYVIDRFCGLASLEPLWRQTRKLADDLLKICSLHPEGVHVIGYSQGGLIARGMIEEYGTEHNVRTFVSLSSPQGGQYGAECFTKMFPALTARTAYELFYTRLGQRALSVANFWYDPRHRDLYLKYSVYLAAIDNVKQQESSGLHLQQTENDNGLKTMMGNMSTTVTSSTITVVETNDDTQKIIEARVAAAIAAVSAATVNISESHNDNSDAHSGTTDVDTLMAIVSAHDNYCADNDNDNSNPNIKKLGLTRLQRLVLIGGPDDGVISPWQSSQFAILDSSGGLIPMRERRQNDVYSDNDPIGLHQLDMTDRLVEYTVPGVSHHEWHHNEKVLRECIIGWLD; the protein is encoded by the exons ATGACAATGAAGAAGTCTGATGAATGTAACAATACGTCAGGGCAAAAGCGACCGTACAGGCCGGTAGTCATTGTACATGGGCTGATGACTGGTGATGTCAGCACAATGCAGCATCTGGCTGCTCGTATATCTGAA TTACATCCAGGCACCAAAACCTATGTTATAGACAGGTTTTGTGGTTTGGCTAGTTTGGAACCACTGTGGCGACAGACAAGGAAGTTAGCTGATgacctattaaaaatatgttcgttGCATCCAGAGGGTGTGCATGTCATag GATACTCACAAGGCGGACTCATAGCAAGAGGCATGATAGAAGAGTATGGTACTGAGCACAATGTCAGGACATTTGTATCACTTAGCTCGCCGCAAGGAGGCCAGTATGGTG ccGAGTGCTTCACGAAAATGTTTCCTGCACTGACAGCGCGCACGGCATATGAGTTGTTCTACACACGCTTGGGTCAACGGGCTCTGTCTGTGGCCAACTTTTGGTATGATCCCAGACATAGGGACCTATACCTTAAATACAGTGTGTATCTTGCGGCCATTGATAATGTTAAACAACAAGAATCGAGTGGTCTTCATTTACAACAGACTGAAAATGATAATGGTTTAAAAACAATGATGGGCAATATGTCTACTACAGTAACTAGTAGCACTATAACTGTGGTAGAGACTAATGATGACACTCAAAAAATTATTGAAGCGCGTGTTGCTGCAGCAATAGCAGCAGTTTCCGCTGCCACTGTCAACATTTCTGAAAGCCATAACGACAACAGTGATGCTCACAGTGGAACAACAGATGTAGATACACTTATGGCTATAGTCTCAGCCCACGATAACTACTGTGCAGATAATGATAACGATAATTCTAACCCCAACATCAAGAAACTTGGCCTGACTCGACTGCAGCGGCTGGTATTGATTGGTGGGCCTGACGATGGGGTTATTTCACCTTGGCAATccag TCAATTTGCCATACTGGATAGTTCTGGTGGATTGATACCAATGCGGGAGCGTCGACAAAACGACGTGTACAGCGATAACGACCCAATTGGATTACATCAGCTAGACATGACGGATCGATTGGTGGAGTACACTGTGCCGGGAGTCAGTCATCACGAGTGGCACCATAATGAAAAAGTACTACGTGAGTGCATAATTGGATGGTTAGACTAG